A window of Planctomycetota bacterium contains these coding sequences:
- a CDS encoding phospholipase C, phosphocholine-specific, producing the protein MHTGGFTRRRLLSNATRLTAAAMASTALPPNVRRALADAPPTGTMADIKHVVLLMQENRSFDHYFGTMAGVRGFDDAKAMTLSHGKSVFHQPDDQSPGGVLLPFRMNTQTTSAQKMPSTNHSWKVQHEAWNGGKMDNWLPAHRKADGKNGPFCMGYHTREDIPFQFALAESFTICDAYHCSVFGPTWPNRMYWMTGTIDPAGKGGGPLISNKIPKDENGKVHGYAWKTYAERLEEAGVSWKVYQEKDNYGCNVLEYFEAFRQAPPGSPLHQKAMIHGPRGTFEEDARNDRLPTVSWIMPTSTESEHPEFMPAAGAAFVASKIEAIASNPKVWAKTAFILNYDENDGIFDHVAPPTPPEGTPDEFVGGLPIGGGFRVPCIIISPWTAGGWVCSQPFDHTSVLQFLEKFTGVREPNISDWRRKTFGDLTAAFRFKDARAEPPTSLPDTAITLGLALTAPVRLPKPTPPVGEQAMPTQEKGERKRIGPEGA; encoded by the coding sequence ATGCACACGGGCGGATTCACACGCCGCCGCCTTTTGTCGAACGCGACACGACTGACCGCGGCCGCGATGGCTTCGACCGCCCTGCCGCCGAATGTGCGGCGGGCGCTGGCCGACGCGCCGCCGACCGGCACGATGGCGGACATCAAGCATGTCGTGCTGCTCATGCAGGAAAACCGCTCCTTCGATCACTACTTCGGCACGATGGCCGGCGTGCGCGGATTTGACGACGCGAAGGCGATGACGCTTTCGCACGGCAAGAGCGTGTTTCATCAGCCCGATGACCAAAGTCCCGGCGGCGTGCTGCTGCCGTTCCGCATGAACACGCAGACGACCAGCGCGCAGAAAATGCCTTCGACGAATCATTCGTGGAAGGTGCAGCATGAAGCATGGAACGGCGGGAAGATGGACAACTGGCTCCCCGCCCACCGCAAAGCCGACGGAAAAAACGGCCCGTTCTGTATGGGCTATCACACGCGCGAGGACATTCCCTTTCAGTTCGCCCTCGCCGAGTCGTTTACGATCTGCGATGCGTATCACTGCTCGGTGTTCGGTCCGACATGGCCGAACCGCATGTATTGGATGACCGGGACGATCGACCCCGCGGGCAAAGGCGGCGGACCGCTCATCAGCAACAAGATCCCCAAGGACGAAAACGGCAAGGTGCACGGATACGCATGGAAGACTTACGCGGAGCGCCTTGAAGAAGCGGGCGTGAGTTGGAAGGTGTATCAGGAGAAGGACAATTACGGCTGCAATGTACTCGAATATTTCGAGGCGTTCCGGCAGGCGCCGCCGGGATCGCCCCTGCATCAGAAAGCGATGATTCACGGACCGCGCGGGACGTTCGAGGAGGATGCGCGCAACGATCGATTGCCGACGGTGTCATGGATCATGCCCACGAGCACCGAGTCGGAGCATCCGGAGTTCATGCCCGCCGCCGGCGCCGCGTTCGTGGCGAGCAAGATCGAGGCGATCGCGTCGAACCCGAAGGTGTGGGCCAAGACGGCGTTCATCTTGAATTACGATGAAAACGACGGGATTTTCGACCATGTCGCCCCGCCGACGCCGCCGGAGGGGACGCCCGACGAGTTCGTCGGCGGTTTGCCGATCGGCGGTGGATTCCGCGTGCCGTGCATCATCATCTCGCCATGGACCGCCGGCGGATGGGTCTGCTCGCAGCCGTTCGATCACACGTCCGTGCTCCAGTTCCTCGAAAAATTCACGGGCGTCCGCGAGCCGAACATCAGCGACTGGCGGCGCAAGACATTCGGCGACCTGACCGCGGCGTTCCGCTTCAAGGACGCCAGGGCCGAGCCCCCCACTTCGCTGCCCGACACGGCGATCACGCTCGGACTCGCGCTGACCGCGCCGGTGCGCCTGCCCAAGCCCACGCCGCCGGTCGGCGAGCAGGCGATGCCCACGCAGGAAAAAGGCGAGCGCAAACGCATCGGGCCCGAAGGTGCATGA
- a CDS encoding SOS response-associated peptidase — translation MCGRYVLKSRMAQLMSAFGLVEEFRVFGPSYNIAPMQFAPVIVIGDAGRRVMRPMRWGLVPRWAKDETIGNKLINARAETIGQKPAFRDAYRHRRCVVPADGFYEWKKTGDHKQPYYIHRRDGEAFAFAGLWESWRDAADQPVETYTIITTEPNALLAPIHNRMPVILTASEIDDWLKADADRAGEVLRPSDAEALCAEPVSPRVNTPSHDGPDLIDPIDDMPQTLF, via the coding sequence ATGTGCGGACGCTACGTGCTCAAATCACGCATGGCGCAACTGATGTCGGCGTTCGGCCTCGTCGAGGAGTTCCGCGTCTTCGGCCCGAGCTACAACATCGCCCCGATGCAGTTCGCCCCCGTCATCGTCATCGGCGACGCCGGCCGGCGGGTCATGCGGCCGATGCGATGGGGGCTCGTGCCGCGATGGGCGAAGGATGAAACAATCGGCAACAAGCTGATCAACGCCCGCGCCGAAACGATCGGCCAAAAGCCGGCGTTTCGCGACGCGTATCGGCACAGGCGATGCGTCGTGCCCGCCGATGGCTTTTACGAATGGAAAAAGACCGGCGATCACAAGCAGCCGTACTACATTCACCGGCGCGACGGCGAGGCGTTCGCCTTCGCGGGGCTGTGGGAATCGTGGCGCGACGCCGCCGATCAACCCGTCGAGACGTACACGATCATCACGACCGAGCCGAATGCGCTGCTGGCGCCGATCCACAATCGCATGCCGGTGATTCTCACGGCGAGCGAGATCGACGACTGGCTCAAGGCGGACGCGGACCGCGCCGGCGAGGTGCTTCGCCCGAGCGATGCGGAAGCGTTGTGCGCCGAGCCGGTATCGCCGCGCGTCAACACGCCTTCGCATGACGGGCCGGACCTGATCGATCCGATCGACGACATGCCGCAGACGCTTTTTTGA
- a CDS encoding PQQ-binding-like beta-propeller repeat protein — MWPMRAAIVMGLALVWAAAAMGQTTGHRLLVADDSVKRIAIIGADGRTEWEHKVNQIHDLHMLANGHVLFEDSYTHLVEIDPATNAVVWEYEATKMNGNEGKPVQVHAFERLADGNTMIAESGPGRIIEVDHDGRIVHEIKLTVDHPNPHRDTRLVRKLADGHYLVCHEGDGKVREYDGDGKVVWEYDVPLFGMQPKGGHGPEGFGNQVFAALRLPNGNTLMSTGNGHRILEVSPDKQIVWSLTSEDLPGIELAWVTTLQLMPNGNIVFGNCHAGPTNPQIIEVTRDKKVVWTFKDFQRFGNSTPNSQVLDVPSPAAR, encoded by the coding sequence ATGTGGCCGATGCGTGCAGCGATCGTGATGGGCCTGGCGCTGGTGTGGGCGGCGGCGGCGATGGGGCAGACGACGGGGCACCGCCTGCTGGTGGCGGACGATTCGGTGAAGCGGATCGCCATCATCGGCGCCGACGGACGCACCGAATGGGAGCACAAGGTCAACCAGATTCACGACCTTCACATGCTCGCCAACGGTCACGTTCTCTTCGAGGATTCGTACACGCACCTCGTCGAGATCGACCCGGCGACGAACGCCGTCGTCTGGGAATACGAGGCGACGAAGATGAACGGCAATGAGGGCAAGCCGGTGCAGGTGCATGCCTTTGAACGCCTCGCCGACGGGAACACGATGATCGCCGAGTCCGGCCCCGGCCGCATCATCGAAGTCGATCACGACGGCCGCATCGTGCACGAAATCAAGCTCACCGTCGATCATCCCAATCCGCATCGCGATACGCGCCTCGTCCGCAAACTCGCCGATGGGCACTACCTCGTGTGTCACGAAGGCGACGGCAAGGTGCGCGAGTACGACGGCGACGGCAAGGTCGTCTGGGAGTACGACGTGCCGCTGTTCGGGATGCAACCCAAGGGCGGGCACGGCCCCGAGGGATTCGGCAACCAGGTCTTCGCCGCGCTTCGGTTGCCCAACGGCAACACGCTGATGTCGACGGGCAACGGGCATCGCATCCTGGAAGTCTCGCCCGACAAGCAGATCGTCTGGAGTCTGACATCGGAAGACCTGCCGGGCATCGAATTGGCATGGGTGACGACGCTGCAACTGATGCCCAACGGCAACATCGTCTTCGGCAACTGTCACGCCGGCCCGACGAATCCGCAGATCATCGAGGTGACGCGCGACAAGAAAGTCGTCTGGACGTTCAAGGACTTTCAGCGCTTCGGCAACTCGACGCCCAACTCGCAGGTGCTCGACGTGCCGAGTCCGGCGGCGCGCTAA